Within the Fischerella sp. PCC 9605 genome, the region GACCTTCAAGTATTTCTGCTGGCAGGTTGAAATAATTTCTTCCTCCAAGGATTTGTGCTGCTTCTTTGCGGTTCTCAAAGTTATCCAACCATTGCTGCGCTTCCATAATGCCTTTTAAAAGCGCTTTGGTCGCTTTGGGATTTTTATCAACCCAGTCTGCCCTCATGGCAAAGTATTCTTCAGGGTGATTCTTCCAAATTTCTGCTGTTAATGCTGCTAAAAAGCCAATTTTGTCTTTAACAATGCGGTAGGGCCAAGGATCACCTGTACTGAAAGCATCCATTGTTCCCGTTTTCATGTTGGCGACAGTTTGGGCTGCTGGGACTGTTAACAGTTTGATATCAGCATCTGGATCGATATCACCAGCAGCTAACCAATAGCGAATCCAAAAATCTTGGTTGACTGCGGGAAATGTTTGAGCTGCGGTAAAAGGTGTGTTGGTTGATTTGAGTTGACTAAATAAAGACTTTGCGCCAGCAAGTTGTAAACTAACACCCTTGCCTTGATGTTTGCTAGCAATAGCAATTCCGTTCCCATGCGTATTCAACTGCGCTAAAACATACATGGGAATTTTTTGATTGCCCTTGGTGATTATACCTTCTGTAATTAAATGCGGCATCGGCATCTGCCATTGACCGCCATCAATACCACCACCAGCAGAACCAATTTCTACGTTATCCCTTGCCGAACCCCAAGAAGCTTGTTTGGAAAGTTCAACTTCGCTCATGCCATACTTGGCAAAAAACCCTTTTTCTTTAGCAATAATTAGAGGAGCAGACTCAACAATTGGAATATATCCCAACTTCACCTTCTTTGTTTCTGGTGTTTGTTCGGGACTAAGATTGGCAATCGGCTGTACTGCTGATTGTGTTTGGGCGTTACCACCTCCCGGTTCTGGTGGATTTCCCAAACAACCTTTGAGCAAAACAGCACCCGCAGAAGCTCCAGCTGTTAATAGAAATTTACGGCGAGAAAATTGATTGAAAAATGCAGACATAAACATCTCCTTTTATTAAATGTCATTTTTTGGCATGAAAAATTTGGCAAGTAAAACTTGATGTTTCTTGCACTATTAAGGCGTAGATAACGCTATGTATTACGAGTCGTCATCAGCCAATCTCATTCCAAGAAAGGCGACGAAAAACCCTTGTAAAAAATCTGTATTTTGAAGCAGACCCATGTATATATTTTTGAAGCAACCATTAAACAATCGTTAAGCCTGTTGAAATTAGCTTACAGCTTTTACAAGGAAAATAGTTAATTTCTCAAACATAATTATTAAATAAATTTTGGATTACTCTTATAAGTAAATGTTTATATGTACGAAGTAATGCACGTTTGAGGCATCTTGAATAATTCCACTACTATAATGTCTATTGCGAAAAATCTATGCTTACAGGAACGCCGAATCGGCTTTTAAAAGTTCATCTAAACTGATTGATTTTTAAATATAATTTGTGAAGAAAACGCATAGAAAAAAGTCAATAATAATTAGAGCTTTTTTCTATGCTTTATGTAGCCATCATGAGCTACGTAAACCCTATGAATTCTCTTGTCTTAGGGACTTCTAAATAAAAAAACATCCCAAATTTTCTTGTGGGATGGATGTCCTCACCCGTCACATCTGAGGGCAGGCAGGATGCCCACCCCACAATCCGGGATAATTTATTTTTTGGAAATCCCTTAACCCAAGCCAAGCGATCGCTACCACAACCACTAATACCATTTCACAAAAACTCTGATACAAATACAGACAGTGTAGAGACGCGAAATTTCGCGTCTCTACAAAATTTATATGTATCGTGATTAACGTGAAATGGTATAACAATAATTAACCAACAACAACGCGATCGCGCCCCTTTCTCTTGGCTTGATAAAGTCCTTGTTCGGCTGCTATGACAAGAGTTTCAGGCTCAGTTTCCGGTTCGGGAATCATGCTAGCAACACCTAAACTCACCGTTAAGACATTTGCCGGCAAACCACCAATACCCGGATATTCACAGGGGATTGCTAAAGCTTTTACTTGTTCGCGAATGTTTTCGGCGATGTATACAGCAGCAATTGCATCTGCATGGGTGAGAATAGCAAATTCTTCCCCTCCATAACGAGCCACCAATACTGAACTATGTTCTTGTCTGCAATTAGCACTCCGTAAAGTTTCAGCAGTACCTAAAGCTGTACTGGCATAGGATAGATTACTATTTCCCAACGAATGCTTAACGCAGTTACGAATAGTGTCAGCGATTTGCTGCAAACAACTATCTCCTGCGTGATTACCGTAAGTTTTGTTGTAAATTTTGAAATAGTCAATATCACATAATATCATTGATAAAGGAATGCCTGCGCGGGCAGAGTGTTGCCACTCTAACTTTAGGTAGGTATTAAAATAACGGCGATTGACTAGCTGAGTAAGTTCATCCAAACTAGAGAGGACGCGCAATTGTTGGTTTTCTTTCTCCAACTCTTCCACACGCATATTAATGCTGCCCTCCCTTGTATGAAGTTGCTGTTGAAAATACAGGCGATACAACTCACATGAAACAGAAGCGCGATCGCCCTCCAAGTTTACTAACCCAATACTATATAATTTATATGCCACTAGAGGCTCTAATTTTACAGGTTCTGTAGCTGCAATTATCTCAGACAAAGCATCTGCTAGTTGTGGTTCCTCTTGCAGCATTAACACATACTGCCTTAAATACTCTCTATAAATTCCTGTATCTGTTGGTGCTTGTTGCAAAATCTGCCCGAGATCGCTTTCTAACCCTCCCTTACCAACCAGATGATACAAAGCCAACCTGACTAAGTAAGGATGTCCCCCCACCATTGCCACCAATTTTTCTGCATCAGAGCCATCTGTCCAGTCTAGTCCGTGACGTTGCGCCAAGTCCTGTACCTGCTCTTTCGTAAATGGTGGTAAACGCAACGGCAAACCAATATTAAACGGAGATTGAGTCACTCTCAGGGGAACAAGAATTTCTGTTGAGTAAGCCATTACCGTGCGGAGTTTTTGCCAAATCTCCACTTGTTTGGCTTTTTCATACCAAGAACGCAATAGAGGTAGAAAGTCCCAGGCAATTTCTGGATACTCAAATACCCAATCAACTTCATTCAATGCCAGAACCAGGGGAGTTTCTATTGACTTGAGCAAGTACGTCTGGAAATATAGAGAGCAGCTGATTTTACTGCCCATATCCTCATCCCAAAAATCATTGAGTTTTGGTTCTAACTGTAACTCTCTACTAACATTGGCACAGAACCAGCGCAGAAATTTATCAAGG harbors:
- a CDS encoding CmpA/NrtA family ABC transporter substrate-binding protein, with translation MSAFFNQFSRRKFLLTAGASAGAVLLKGCLGNPPEPGGGNAQTQSAVQPIANLSPEQTPETKKVKLGYIPIVESAPLIIAKEKGFFAKYGMSEVELSKQASWGSARDNVEIGSAGGGIDGGQWQMPMPHLITEGIITKGNQKIPMYVLAQLNTHGNGIAIASKHQGKGVSLQLAGAKSLFSQLKSTNTPFTAAQTFPAVNQDFWIRYWLAAGDIDPDADIKLLTVPAAQTVANMKTGTMDAFSTGDPWPYRIVKDKIGFLAALTAEIWKNHPEEYFAMRADWVDKNPKATKALLKGIMEAQQWLDNFENRKEAAQILGGRNYFNLPAEILEGPYQGQYDMGDGRKIDDKSMAAYYWKDEKGNVSYPYKSHDMWFITESVRWGFLPKDYLTKAKALIDKVNREDIWKEAAKEAGIAAADIPKSTSRGVEEFFDGIKFDPENPEAYLKSLKIKKVSV
- a CDS encoding AAA-like domain-containing protein, with the protein product MTIDEVILLLKASLPNALTPLQEIVLRSSWEGKTYTSIALEAHYGEERVRKVAAHLWQLLSDSWQETINKSNFRQTLEPRELGKMQQQLIKEFNRAATAISLEFPNAPVSLDSRFYISRPPIEELAYAEITEPGSVICIKAPKRMGKSSLILRILAHAVNIGYKTVSIDFQQADKAVFANLDKFLRWFCANVSRELQLEPKLNDFWDEDMGSKISCSLYFQTYLLKSIETPLVLALNEVDWVFEYPEIAWDFLPLLRSWYEKAKQVEIWQKLRTVMAYSTEILVPLRVTQSPFNIGLPLRLPPFTKEQVQDLAQRHGLDWTDGSDAEKLVAMVGGHPYLVRLALYHLVGKGGLESDLGQILQQAPTDTGIYREYLRQYVLMLQEEPQLADALSEIIAATEPVKLEPLVAYKLYSIGLVNLEGDRASVSCELYRLYFQQQLHTREGSINMRVEELEKENQQLRVLSSLDELTQLVNRRYFNTYLKLEWQHSARAGIPLSMILCDIDYFKIYNKTYGNHAGDSCLQQIADTIRNCVKHSLGNSNLSYASTALGTAETLRSANCRQEHSSVLVARYGGEEFAILTHADAIAAVYIAENIREQVKALAIPCEYPGIGGLPANVLTVSLGVASMIPEPETEPETLVIAAEQGLYQAKRKGRDRVVVG